One window from the genome of Hypanus sabinus isolate sHypSab1 chromosome 16, sHypSab1.hap1, whole genome shotgun sequence encodes:
- the LOC132406225 gene encoding uncharacterized protein LOC132406225 — protein MSAQSSIKSTPPSDKGSKPTSSKPTQALSGVPSAAMSARSGIKSMAPSDKGSRTTSSKSTQARAKAEAAKVRLHYAKQEAVLKMKLATKEAERAARQREEAAREREEAARQREEAAREAETQLEMTKISTELHVLQLEGEGEAARVEAEYIEEAEGSRDLTETSSALERTRLERTSDYVQYQADRQACLPSPYLFDNFPSYEEENLPSRPRDEVKNERADNRYTLTPKLQSSMRRDAEVESRMANSMRNVRSQSYGRQRTSPARTPLAADPTLQYLARRDLVTSGLYQFDDKPENYRAWLSTFTNVIDGVQLSATQRLDLMAKWLGKESRDQVRRMRSVYINKPELALSEAWERLWERYGSPDIIEAALYRRLGNFPKVSAKDHFKLREFGDLLMEIQGAKEDGYSAGLVFLDTPSGIRPIVDKLPFGLQDKWLTVASEYKEDHDGRFPPFELLTRFVCKEAKRRNDPSLVGPGSSSIYTKPGRSVSNVFNIDKPVSVLKTEALTTNNDPGKYCPLHNKPHPLKACRMFREKPLEERTALLKEKRICFRCCSSTSHLARECTIAVKCPECGSPDHVEAMHPDLSPQTESAPSPPQQDGGEGEAHSRSIAVSTNCTEVCGQAQSSRSCSKICLTKVYPKGAKDKAIKAYVILDDQSNRSLVSPEFFKLFNIESERFPYYLKTCSGNMKTQGRKAEGIQIESLDGKVVICLPPLLECNEIMNNRAGIPTPSAVLHQPHLHHIAKHIPELDPKAEILLLLGRDVIQVHKVRQQINGPLNAPFAQRLDLGWVVIGEVCLGDVHKPTVDTLKTNVLESGRHSIFQPCTSSMYIKEAQQGVNKREASDESLGQSVFALTKYDNKLAQSAQDTISLKTKDTKVFRDEANNGVAPLPIREPRQRSPDNKEQAVKRFTSLRKTWKRKPEIQQRTRLAHEVLCTLMAEVTAIINAQSFLPVSSDPENPFILSPSTLLTQKAGAPPPPGDFSDKDLYTKQWRQVQALANQFWSRWRQKYLPLLQQRQKWTEPHRNLQVEDLVLLRDKQATRNSWPTARITATFPSEDGHVRKIELKTTDQGDVKIYQRPVTEVILLLPND, from the coding sequence atgtcagctcaatccagcatcaagtcgacgccgcccagcgacaagggcagtaaaccgacatcaagtaagcccacccaggcgttatcgggtgttccaagtgctgcaatgtcagctcgatccgggatcaagtcgatggcgcccagcgacaagggcagtagaacgacatcaagtaagtccacacaggcaagagccaaggcagaagccgccaaggtgcgactgcattacgccaaacaagaggcagttttgaaaatgaaactggccaccaaagaagccgaaagggccgccagacaaagagaagaggctgccagagaaagagaagaggctgccagacaaagagaagaggccgccagagaagccgaaacccagttggaaatgacaaaaatatcgacagagttgcatgtgctgcagctagaaggagaaggagaagctgccagggtggaagcagagtacatagaagaagctgaagggtcgcgtgatctgaccgaaacaagttctgctttggaaaggaccagactggaacgcacgagcgactatgtacaatatcaagcagacaggcaggcttgtctcccctctccatacctattcgataacttccccagctacgaggaagagaatttaccctcgcggccccgcgatgaagtcaagaatgaaagagctgacaaccgatatactttgacaccaaagttacaaagttcgatgcgaagagacgcggaggttgaatccaggatggcaaattccatgagaaacgtgcgttctcagtcatatgggcgccaacgtacttctccagcccgcacgccgcttgcagccgatcccacgctgcagtatttagcacgacgggatctcgtcacttcgggactgtaccagtttgacgataaacccgaaaattaccgtgcttggctctccacattcaccaacgtgattgacggggtccagctcagtgcaacccaaaggttggaccttatggcgaaatggctggggaaagaatcacgcgaccaggtgagacgcatgcgttcagtgtacatcaacaaacctgagctagccttaagcgaagcgtgggagagactttgggagagatatgggtcccccgacattattgaagcggcgctatatcgacgtctgggaaactttcctaaggtgtcagccaaagatcactttaagttaagagaattcggagatttactcatggagatccaaggagccaaagaagatggctattcagctggtctagtattcctagatactccatccgggattagaccaattgtggacaaacttccatttgggctgcaggacaagtggctgactgttgcctcagagtacaaggaagaccacgatggtcgatttcctccctttgagctcctcactaggtttgtgtgcaaggaggcgaagaggcgaaacgaccctagccttgtaggtccaggaagcagttcgatttacaccaagccaggcagatccgtttcgaatgttttcaacattgataaacccgtgtcagtgctcaagaccgaagcccttacgactaacaacgaccctggcaagtattgtccattgcataacaaacctcaccccctgaaagcatgcagaatgtttagggaaaaaccccttgaagagaggacggctcttctcaaggagaaaagaatatgttttagatgctgttcctcaacctctcacctcgccagagaatgtacgatcgccgtgaagtgtccggaatgtggcagcccagatcacgtcgaggccatgcatcccgacctgtcaccacaaaccgagagcgctccttcacccccacaacaggacggcggggagggagaggctcactctaggtcaatagctgtcagcacgaactgtacagaagtttgcggtcaagctcagtcaagtcgttcttgttccaagatctgcctcactaaggtgtaccctaaaggagccaaagacaaggccatcaaagcctatgtgattctggacgatcagagcaatcgttcactagtcagtccagagttctttaaattgttcaacattgagagtgagcggttcccatactacctcaaaacttgctcaggcaacatgaaaacccaaggaaggaaggcagaaggcatccagatcgagtccctggatggtaaagtcgtcatctgtctccctccgctcttagagtgcaatgaaatcatgaataaccgcgctgggatcccgacaccaagtgcggtgctacaccagccgcatctccaccacatcgccaaacacatcccagaactggatccgaaagcggaaatactcctgctattaggaagagatgttatccaggtacacaaggttaggcagcagatcaatggaccactcaacgcccccttcgcgcaacgtctggatctgggctgggtggtgataggagaggtgtgtctcggtgacgtacacaaaccgacggtcgacacactcaagaccaatgtgctagagagtggccgccattcgatttttcaaccctgcacaagttccatgtatatcaaggaagcacaacaaggcgttaacaagcgcgaggcaagcgacgagtcgctgggccagtcagtcttcgctctaacgaagtatgacaacaaacttgcacaatcagctcaagataccatttctttaaaaaccaaagacaccaaggtcttcagagatgaagcaaataatggggttgccccattgccaatcagagaaccacgccagcgctcaccagataacaaagagcaggcagtcaaacggttcacgtccttacggaaaacctggaaaaggaaacctgagatacagcaacgcacccgattggcccacgaggtactgtgcaccctaatggcagaggtcacagccattataaacgcacaatcattcctacctgtgtcttctgacccagaaaacccctttatactttcgccatcaacgctccttacgcagaaggcaggagcacctcctccaccaggagacttctcagacaaggatttgtacacaaagcaatggagacaagtccaggctctggcaaatcagttctggtcccgctggagacaaaaatatctacctttgttgcaacagagacaaaagtggacagaaccccacaggaatcttcaagttgaagacttagtcctgctcagggacaagcaagccacccgcaacagctggccaacggccagaatcactgctacattccccagcgaggatggacatgtcaggaagatcgaattgaagactaccgaccaaggcgatgtgaaaatttaccaaaggccagttacagaagttattctacttctacccaatgactga